In Podospora pseudopauciseta strain CBS 411.78 chromosome 3, whole genome shotgun sequence, one genomic interval encodes:
- a CDS encoding hypothetical protein (CAZy:GH72; EggNog:ENOG503NY3X; COG:G), with translation MKLSWPAAIAALAVATTVEAIGPISSVGNKLFTPDGKQFFVKGIAYQLSPDDPLIDTEQCKRDVELMKELGPNTIRVYHVDADKNHDGCMKAFNDAGITALIDLDTFDTYIEPAKPAWTKRMHDRYAEVMDAFIKYDNVLGFFVGNEIISTEAHSQAAPFIKAAVRDMKAHRDAKNYREVPIGYSAADIAELRPMLQDYLTCGGNSSENVDFFALNSYEWCDPSTYETSGYENLQKQAKDFPVPIFFSETGCNVPGPRLFDDQLAIFGPKMRNDWSGAIVYEWIQEENRYGLIQYENPTKEEDVVNGVVRSGTPKPVQPDFDNLKEKWEQVGQPTGVVKDSYDAKHVSVRPCPEATQGGWLVKGNVKLPAVGETFTGTYESVPSATVAPTTAGGDEGTGTAANPASETQNPAAPTKVVFRGMVAGLVGVMLFFTVWF, from the exons ATGAAGCTTTCTTGGCCTGCCGCGATTGCGGCGCTGGCCGTTGCCACAACCGTTGAAGCCATTGGCCCTATTTCTTCTGTCGGGAACAAGCTTTTTACTCCGGATGGGAAGCAGTTTTTTGTCAAGG GCATTGCTTATCAGTTGTCGCCAG ACGACCCCCTGATTGACACTGAGCAGTGCAAGCGGGATGTTGAGCTTATGAAGGAGTTGGGTCCCAACACCATTAGGGTCTACCATGTTGACGCGGACAAGAACCACGACGGCTGCATGAAGGCTTTCAATGATGCTGGGATTACGGCTTTGATTGATTTGGATACGTTTGATACGTACATTGAGCCT GCCAAACCCGCCTGGACCAAACGGATGCACGACCGCTACGCCGAGGTCATGGACGCCTTCATCAAGTACGACAACGTCCTGGGCTTCTTCGTCGGCAACGAAATCATTTCCACCGAAGCCCACTCCCAGGCGGCCCCCTTCATCAAGGCGGCTGTTCGCGACATGAAAGCCCACCGTGACGCCAAAAACTACCGCGAGGTCCCCATCGGGTACTCGGCGGCTGACATTGCCGAGCTTCGCCCAATGCTCCAAGACTATTTGACATGCGGCGGAAACTCGTCCGAGAATGTCGACTTCTTCGCGTTGAATAGCTACGAGTGGTGCGACCCTTCCACCTACGAGACTTCTGGCTACGAGAACTTGCAGAAGCAGGCCAAGGACTTCCCGGTGCCCATATTTTTTAGTGAGACAGGGTGCAACGTTCCCGGCCCGAGGCTGTTTGACGACCAGCTTGCCATTTTTGGGCCAAAGATGAGGAATGATTGGTCGGGCGCGATTGTTTATGAGTGGATTCAGGAGGAGAATAGGTATGGGTTGATTCAGTATGAGAATCcgaccaaggaggaggatgtggtgaATGGTGTGGTGAGGAGTGGGACGCCGAAGCCGGTGCAGCCTGATTTTGACAATTTGAAGGAGAAGTGGGAGCAGGTTGGGCAGCcgacgggggtggtgaaggacaGTTATGATGCTAAGCATGTCTCGGTCAGGCCTTGCCCGGAGGCGACgcagggggggtggttggtgaaggggaaTGTCAAGTTGCCGGCGGTGGGTGAGACGTTTACGGGGACGTATGAGAGTGTGCCTAGTGCTACTGTTGCTCCTACGACTGCtggaggggatgaggggaCGGGCACAGCTGCCAATCCGGCCAGTGAGACGCAGAATCCCGCTGCGCCGACCAAGGTTGTGTTTagggggatggtggcggggttggtgggagTGATGTTGTTTTTTACGGTGTGGTTTTAG
- a CDS encoding hypothetical protein (EggNog:ENOG503NYW3), producing the protein MADFEANQLPQPTTPSPKIPKELSFENVVKNQTASPCSLPDFTLYLTHSSHSPEILHFFLWYWDYVQRWSQLLPRQKALSPAWDPEKATEGPRAARFITYSHKRARSLRMEKVLAVMDISSPHSDEQPEKEGDMSRSRSSSASSTVTTASAVSVVVSGQPRTPSSSISGILSPTESMRGCSWQPFTIQPNHPELSRITKLFLSSPETLKCLSQHDREQCIRAVQHTTHPTALLPAFMSVESTLRNLLHPAFIRHSITNANTARLVFTGVICAILALLGLIVEMVLILSKQSPYLRVLGLLFFWPGLTGLFASIKGLDVYLHFQQKRQLRPWEQTSLPLFHSPSTDKNEKRGHEGVNTTSTSTSSTAPFTPTGVDARDREQNTTWEEQYRQQSWKKKTFTTAVPVESKPLIVLQDRIIFLSILWAGISSSGLTVAVLFIPARNLF; encoded by the exons ATGGCGGACTTTGAAGCAAACCAGCtcccccaaccaacaaccccttcccccaagaTCCCCAAAGAGCTCTCCTTCGAAAATGTAGTCAAGAACCAAACAGCCTCC CCctgctccctccccgacTTCACACTCTACCTaacccactcctcccactcccccgaAATCCTccacttcttcctctggTACTGGGACTACGTCCAACGCTGGTCCCaacttctccctcgccaaaaaGCCCTATCCCCAGCATGGGACCCAGAAAAAGCCACCGAAGGCCCAAGAGCAGCAAGGTTTATCACTTACAGCCACAAACGGGCCaggagcttgaggatggagaaggtGCTCGCAGTTATGGACATCAGTTCCCCTCATTCTGACGAGCAGCCCGAGAAGGAAGGTGATATGTCAAGAAGCCGGTCGAGTTCAGCTTCTTCTACTGTTACAACAGCGAGCGCTGTGTCGGTTGTTGTTTCGGGGCAACCGAGGACGCCGTCGTCTTCTATAAGTGGGATTTTGAGCCCGACCGAGTCGATGAGGGGGTGTAGTTGGCAGCCAT TCAccatccaacccaaccaccccgAACTCTCCCGCATAACAAagctcttcctctcctctcccgaGACGTTGAAATGTCTATCACAGCACGACAGAGAGCAGTGCATACGTGCGGTGCAGCATACAACCCACCCTACCGCCCTACTTCCAGCATTCATGTCAGTCGAGTCGACACTAAGAAACCTACTTCATCCAGCTTTCATCCGCCACTCGATTACCAACGCAAACACTGCTCGGCTTGTCTTCACGGGTGTAATCTGCGCCATCCTCGCGCTACTAGGGCTCATCGtcgagatggtgttgatccTCTCAAAGCAATCCCCCTACCTACGAGTCCTCGGCTTGCTATTCTTCTGGCCCGGGCTTACTGGGTTATTCGCCTCTATCAAAGGGCTGGATGTATACCTCCACTTTCAACAAAAACGCCAACTTCGCCCTTGGGAGCAAACCTCCCTTCCACTCTTCCACTCGCCCTCGACCGACAAGAATGAGAAAAGGGGGCATGAGGGGGTGAACAcgaccagcaccagcaccagttCCACAGCCCCATTTACCCCGACAGGCGTCGACGCAAGAGACAGAGAGCAAAATACCACCTGGGAGGAGCAATACCGACAACAGAGCTGGAAGAAAAAGACCTTCACCACCGCAGTCCCGGTAGAAAGCAAACCTCTGATCGTCCTGCAAGACCGAATCATCTTCCTGTCGATACTCTGGGCCGGCATCTCGTCATCTGGTCTGACAGTGGCGGTGTTGTTCATCCCGGCAAGAAATCTCTTCTAA
- a CDS encoding hypothetical protein (EggNog:ENOG503PGJZ) has translation MRIYISSSGTVAVSWKKSVIIRDIDITMHFRSVIELLAMSSLAVTGASAACTPIPSSSTATPTPTPSVTPDCGGDQSIALCCMNLAPWSTNSGIWGGACGYYPADPNERVGARCITRAPGTNCFGSLLATCCAGFIPGQCSLGTRCT, from the exons ATGAGAATATATATTTCATCTTCGGGGACCGTTGCTGTCTCATGGAAGAAGTCGGTAATTATCCGGGATATAGACATAACAATGCATTTTCGATCTGTTATTGAACTGTTGGCGATGTCGTCGTTGGCCGTGACGGGCGCCTCGGCGGCGTGCACTC CGATCCCATCCTCCAGTACTGCCACTCCGACTCCGACCCCCAGTGTCACTCCCGACTGCGGTGGCGACCAGTCCATCGCTCTTTGCTGTATGAACTTGGCTCCTTGGTCCACCAACAGTGGAATCTGGGGAGGTGCTTGTGGTTACTATCCTGCTGATCCCAACGAGAGGGTCGGGGCGAGGTGTATTACCC GTGCTCCTGGCACGAATTGCTTTGGCAGTCTCCTTGCAACTTGTTGCGCTGGGTTCATT CCAGGACAGTGTTCTCTGGGTACTCGTTGCACATAA
- the sof1 gene encoding Protein sof1 (COG:A; EggNog:ENOG503NV6T) — MKIKALTRPTTVQQAPGSDNQRAPRNLAPEIHPFERAREYQRALNAVKLERMFAKPFLGQLGSGHVQGIYSMCKDKNSLSSVASGSGDGIVKVWDLTSREEVWKASAHNNVVKGLTFTNDKKLLSCATDGIKLWDPYTPASDNTSPLASWQEGGPYTSLSVHRTGNVFAASSGAGCIRVWDLEQSTAAQTIQWPNHTDTITDVCFNQVETSVIASVGTDRSVILFDLRTNMPVVKTVLKFAANRVVFNPMEAMNLAVASEDHNVYVFDARNFNKAQNIHKGHVAAVMDVEFSPTGEELVTGSYDRTIRIFKRDQGSSRDMYHTKRMQRVFRTMWTMDSKYLISGSDDGNLRLWRANASERSGVKSTKQRQALEYNKALTERFGHMPEIRRISRHRHVPKVIKKAGEIKREELAAIKRREENERKHSAKKFEKRKSEREKAILAKVQ; from the exons ATGAAG ATCAAAGCCCTCACTCGGCCGACTACGGTCCAACAGGCCCCTGGTTCCGATAACCAGCGCGCCCCCCGAAACTTAGCCCCCGAAATCCATCCGTTCGAGAGAGCCAGAGAATATCAGAGAGCTCTCAATGCTGTCAAGTTGGAGCGCATGTTCGCCAAGCCCTTCTTGGGACAGTTAGGGAGCGGTCACGTACAGGGTATCTACAGCATGTGCAAGGACAAGAACTCTCTCAGCAGTGTTGCTTCCGGTTCCGGTGACGGCATCGTCAAGGTCTGGGATCTTACGTCgcgggaggaggtttggAAGGCATCGGCCCACAACAATGTCGTCAAGGGATTGACCTTCACCAACGACAAGAAGCTTCTGTCTTGCGCGACCGACGGTATCAAGCTCTGGGACCCTTACACACCAGCCTCCGACAACACATCTCCTCTTGCATCATGGCAAGAAGGCGGCCCCTACACCTCTCTTTCGGTCCACCGGACAGGAAACGTCTTTGCTGCTTCTTCAGGTGCCGGCTGCATCCGTGTGTGGGATCTTGAGCAGAGCACAGCCGCCCAGACCATCCAGTGGCCCAACCACACAGATACCATTACCGATGTGTGCTTCAATCAGGTTGAAACATCCGTCATTGCGTCTGTCGGAACAGATCGGTCGGTTATCTTGTTCGATCTGCGAACAAACATGCCGGTTGTCAAGACAGTGCTCAAGTTTGCGGCCAACCGTGTTGTTTTCAACCCCATGGAGGCCATGAACTTGGCCGTGGCCTCGGAAGACCATAATGTCTACGTATTCGATGCCAGAAACTTCAACAAGGCTCAAAACATCCACAAGGGGCACGTCGCGGCTGTAATGGATGTTGAGTTCTCGCCTACCGGTGAGGAGCTTGTTACTGGCTCTTACGACAGGACCATCAGAATCTTCAAGCGCGACCAAGGTTCATCCCGCGACATGTACCACACCAAGAGAATGCAGAGAGTCTTCAGGACCATGTGGACCATGGACTCCAAGTACCTCATCAGCGGCAGTGACGACGGCAACCTCCGTTTGTGGCGCGCAAATGCCTCAGAGAGAAGTGGAGTCAAGTCGACGAAGCAGCGACAAGCCCTCGAATACAACAAGGCTCTTACCGAAAGGTTTGGCCATATGCCCGAAATCCGCCGCATCAGCCGTCACAGACATGTGCCCAaggtcatcaagaaggcgggCGAGATCAAGCGCGAGGAGTTGGCGGCCATcaagaggagagaggagaacGAACGGAAACACTCGGCCAAGAAGTTTGAGAAGCGcaagagcgagagagagaaggcTATCTTGGCCAAGGTGCAGTAA
- the RPN6 gene encoding 26S proteasome regulatory subunit rpn6 (BUSCO:EOG092630YS; COG:O; EggNog:ENOG503NU6M): MAQGDSERVREAQKLAPVNPQKAIDLYKEIISQPPSINSEAAIREYETALISLGELYRDQQNTHELVGLVTTSRTVLSSFAKAKTAKLVRQLLDLFDAIPNSLETQIAVTKSCIEWATSERRSFLRQNLETRLVALYMKKQAYYDALTLINGLLKELKRMDDKLVLVEVQLLESRVYHALGNISKARAALTSARTSAASVYTPPLLQANLDMQSGMLHAEDKDFQTAFSYFIEALDGYHSQDEASRAQAALQYMLLCKIMLNLADDVNQLMTSKQAQKYAGKSLEAMKAIARAHSNRSLEEYERALGTYKWELASDGFVRNHLRRLYDAMLEQNLIKVIEPFSRVEIDHIAKMVSLDKEQVERKLSQMILDKVIIGVLDQGAGCLIIYDETHRDEAYDAALATIEKLSNVVDVLYTNQASLLE, from the exons ATGGCGCAAGGCGACTCCGAGAGGGTGCGCGAGGCTCAGAAGCTCGCCCCAGTCAACCCCCAGAAAGCTATCGACCTTTACAAGGAGATTATCTCCCAACCGCCATCCATAAACTCCGAGGCCGCTATTCGGGAATATGAGACTGCCCTTATCAGCCTGGGAGAGCTCTACCGCGACCAACA GAACACACACGAGCTCGTGGGTCTCGTAACCACAAGCCGGACAGTTCTGTCTTCGTTCGCCAAGGCAAAGACGGCCAAGTTGG tccgccagctcctcgacCTTTTCGATGCcatccccaactccctcgAAACCCAGATCGCCGTCACAAAATCTTGCATAGAATGGGCCACCTCCGAGAGACGAAGCTTCCTCCGACAAAACCTCGAGACCCGCCTTGTTGCCCTGTACATGAAGAAGCAAGCGTACTATGATGCTCTTACACTCATCAACGGCCTcctcaaggagctcaagcGCATGGACGACAAGCTTGTCCTCGTCGAAGTCCAACTCCTCGAGTCTAGAGTGTACCACGCCCTCGGCAACATCTCCAAAGCCCGCGCCGCCCTCACCAGCGCTCGTACCTCTGCCGCCTCAGTCtacaccccccctctcctccaagccAACCTCGACATGCAGTCCGGCATGCTCCACGCTGAAGATAAGGACTTTCAGACGGCATTCTCCTACTTCATCGAGGCCCTCGACGGCTACCACTCCCAAGACGAGGCCTCCCGCGCCCAGGCTGCGCTGCAGTACATGCTCCTTTGCAAGATCATGCTCAACCTCGCCGACGACGTCAACCAGCTCATGACCAGTAAGCAGGCCCAGAAATACGCCGGAAAGTCCCTCGAGGCTATGAAAGCCATCGCCCGTGCGCACTCTAACCGCTCACTGGAGGAGTACGAGCGTGCCCTGGGTACCTACAAGTGGGAGCTGGCGAGCGATGGATTTGTCCGGAACCATCTGAGGAGGCTGTACGATGCCATGCTCGAGCAGAACCTTATCAAGGTCATCGAGCCGTTCAGCCGGGTTGAGATTGACCACATTGCCAAGATGGTCAGCTTGGACAAGGAgcaggtggagaggaagctgTCGCAGATGATTCTGGACAAGGTGATTATTGGTGTACTGGATCAGGGGGCGGGGTGCTTGATTATTTATGACGAGACGCATCGGGATGAGGCATATGATGCGGCGTTGGCGACGATTGAAAAGTTGAGCAATGTGGTGGATGTGCTTTACACCAACCAGGCTTCGCTTTTGGAGTAG